ttttttcttttgaatattctCTTAAAACTTGTATGAACCCAGATGAAGAAGGAAATTTGGAATAGGCACGAAAGCCGGTACGATTGCCGCAATCCAAGTGTGACCAGATCCAATTAgagtatttttcaaagaaaacagATCTCCGGATATTTTCCCATCAATGTCTGTAAATTTATACTCTCTTGCCAGCCTAGAGGTTATCAAGATCTTTCCAgtctttttcataatatttggaTCTGCAGCCAACTTTACTACAGCCATTCCTGAGAATTCGGGGGATTCATAGCCGTTAGCATACATTGATTTGAGTCCTGCTGAAGCTCCAGGATTAtctataaatagtttaatatgaTGTGTTTGCTTTATAATAAATCTACATTTCCCACAAATATTAATCATCATGACGCGTAAAACcgtaaaaacaaatacaattagttttggatcggtctaaaaaaactaatacgACTGTAGTCCTATTAGTCCCGTCCTAATAAAATTGTTCAGTCGATCCTAGGAGCGAAGGACCGACTAATCGGTCTTaaggaccgttgaatggtatAAAAGATGGgaccaataaaaataagactgaATAGGAAATCATtactaggaccgatccaacacttcTTACAATAGATTCAgtactaaaaaagaaatataaaattaaatttcacaaaaagttatttttaccaATAACATATTTAGTCATCTCTTCGGTTTTAACAGCCCCAGGCCAAAGAGAAACCATAGCAACATTACACTTTTTCAGCTCATGTGCACAATCAGCTACCATTCTATCGCTAGCAGCCTTTCCGACACCATAAGGAACATTCAATACATACTTTATACCTCCACCAGAACTCACGTTTACTATAAGACCTGATCTATTTGATTgcataattctatttaaaaaggttgtttgttagtcaatatattatataaacgactcGGAAGCAAATACCTTGAAGCAtaacttgtacaaatataatgatCCCTTAGTCCTACACCATTTATCTTATCCCACATTTGAACTGGTGATAATGCCTCCCAGAAGTTCTtaccaaaattttcaattatcatCTTGACACCCCCAAAAGCATTATTAACCAATAAATCTAATTTTCCTTTTTGCTCATGACGAATTCTATTGAAGAGTCCCaatatttcttcatcattaCTATGATCCATTTGAATCATAATTGGATTCCCTCCTCTAGATTTGATTTCATCAGCCGTCTTTTGCAAATCAGAATTAGAACGACCTGTTATGTAAACGGTTGCTCCAGCTCCTCCGACTTGAACTGCAATTCCTCTCCCTATTCCACGAGAAGCTCCTGTAACGACACATACTTTACCACTTAGAGACATctgaaggataaaaaaaataaaaagtaaatttttttccacgaAAACAAATACCCAATGGTTATTGTGAATAAACGAAGATCAatgttttattctaatttttctacatatatggAATCAAGGTACAATAATATAGATCGAATGAGACAATAACTCAAAATATAGTTGATAGAATAAGGcaacttattatataatatgtttcaaaCATTTGTTTCCAGCTGTAAACTAAATAACACATAGTGAAGATGGCTCAAATAAGTTTTCGAATGAGATtccaaaaaggaaattaaaccATTAgtgaaatattatatcattgGCGGCAAGGAATAAGTAGCTAAGATGTTCACTATACGTACTTttctgttaaaataataataaacattttaaagatgTTGCAGAGagtcaaaatttcaattttgttttgccCACTTGGATTGAGATGGTGTGTTCCGGATTTATTTAACCtcgagaaaaataataataaaattgattattttttgagaaattttttaaattatacatccATATGAttcagtgttattttttcacCTGAGAAAAAAGTAAACCCTTTCTTTGAAAATCTAGTAAATTCCTCATTCCCTCATTCttagccaaaaaaattattcacaccataatacaattacttatataaattggttattaattatattgtgtacaagttgcaaccaaaaaatgggATGCATAATTGAGAtcatacaataattgaatatttattggatAATTGATGTATtcattataaactattttaataaaaatactaaaatataattattatgaggCACATATTAAAGTGTAAGTACCCacaattatattcattagtatataatcattatttcattttaatagacCAAAATGAAATCAATGTATCCCTGTATAGATGATAATTAGATTTATCGATTTAGtcattaaataatgcattttaagacgaagaaattgaaacttgaccaatttgtttatacaagtttcaacttgtttaaacatcgcaacttgtacacaacatatttacgtaaatgataaaaacttttgagGGGGCTAGCGACCCCCCTGGCTCGTTGTACATTGACGAGAATcaccttcataataaaaaaagaacaacttgaaaaaattaatattttacaaattatttaggATTTGTTGCTTGAAATAATATCTAGGTTTATAGATACTGTATAAAATCCGACTCTTTGTAAGCCATAAAGCAGACTTTTTGGGttataaaggtattttttcGTGAATTTTATGTAAAGGCAATCAAGGGCACAACATCTCAACCCAAGGCCAAAAACTTATTGactagtataattaattatgaatgaacAGTATAAAATCGATTGGAACTTTTGAAATAGACGAACAACagtgataaattattaaaatgtgcgtatatatattattattttttttaaataaaaaaggaaatggtcagtctgaaatatataaatgaaccaaaaacttattagaaatattttgattccAATAAGCCcctccctccccccaaaaaaaaaaaagagtcaataataattaattattaagataacTTGAGCCTAAAGTAATATTTCTTGGTAGATGATAATGTGtcctttttaaatgaattacatatatattgattgaCTAGGAAAAAgcattaattatgttaaataacATCTAAGAATGAAGGATTGTTTCACCTTTAATTCAGTAATTGAAAGGCATTTCAAGGCGTGGCAAGATCAAATTAGGTCTTTTATCCTAAtaacacaaaaaagaaatagaaagttATATAATGAAGATACAGTTATCTTTAGAGTTTTCGATTGGATTTTGGAAATAAGGAAAAATCCATTTTGTGTTTTCTTTTGGATTGATTAGTGTCATTGCCAAAGTCACATATATCCAAACGAATATTCCAATCATCTAAGTAAGGCTTTAATGAGAAATTATGTTGTTTTTAAGATCATCTCTCCCCTCCTCTTGAGTGATTGAAAAATCATAAGCATGTTGTCCAATCAAACTTCGATAGTTGTGTTTATAGGACAGGTGCTCTTCCATTAGGGGAAAACGAAGATGAATCATCCGAGGGCGACGTTGATATGATCAAAGTCCTCTCCTCTTCTTCCCATTTGTCCTGCGCAAGCATCATAGGAATACTTTCCTCGGAATATTCATTTGCCTCACCTCGATGAAGATGACGACCTCCGTTTCTGGACATCCCTATTGATGTGCTGTGTACGCCGAGTTCTTCATCTCCATACAACTGGCCACGGATGGGGAAATGAAGACCATCACCAAGAGAGGAGAAAATGGGCGCAAACCATGTCCACATTCGATCTCCAAATATTTCTTGAAAGTTCGCGCTACTACCCAAATGAAACCCCTTTCGATCAGGAACACCCGAGTGAAATATAGGGGCTCTAAACGCTTCCAACGTTGTTAAATTCCGTGATATTAGGTAGcaatgatatataaaaagaaaacataagcTCACAGAAAACATGGAACtgacaaaaaatagaaataaaacatGGAATCTGGAATTATAAGTAACAAAAATTGGTTATAGAATATTCCGTTGTACAAAAAGTAACTATTTTATCTTACTTTCCATGTGCAGGACTTTCACTATTCcagaaaagtaaaaagtatcTAAAGGACGTCATAGCAACATAGAGGCAATACAGCAATGCATAGCCCAGGAATAGtataaagaatttataattGAAGAAGGCAACACAGTTGTTGACCCAGGGACAATGATGATCCATCTGTAATGAAAAGAAGGGATACTTAATTAAAGGGCAattaatgataatgataaatGAGCACCTTTAAAACACAAATGCCACAGACGGAGCAGTGATGCGCCCTGTCAGGCTTAATAGATCGACAATCCATACATATCCGTATTTCTCCATTCATGGACCTCATAATCAAAGGCAGATCCTTTTTGGCAGCTAAATCCTCCAGCAACATTTTGGGATCCCCTGCCTCAATGTTATCCAACTCCTCTGCGCTGAGTTTGAAGGCTGGAGGCACTGAGCCCCCGTGTGTCAAAACAGTCTTCCAGTAACTGGTCACGAAGAGAAAGAGGAAAATGTGATAGAGGACGAAGAAGATGACTTGGAGTGGAGGCTCCTGCACTGTGAGAAACACGAGATGGAACACGTATGCAAAGTAAGACCAAACCACGATCCCCATTATGAACATCACAGGGATCCATTTCAGAGCCCACAGGATTCGAGCGCAAGTTCCTTTTGGAGGAGGAGACATCTTGGAGGTTGTAGAATTAATTCTTATCTATTGATTATCAATGTTATCAGCTATTATGAATCACTCAATCAGGACCGTCGTCCTCGTTCATTCCACCCCGTAAGATTAAAGAGAAAAGTACAGCCTTAATTTCGCTCAACTCTcgctttatgaataaatattataaatattgacagCAGTAGAGTCGAGGGGAGTAGAAAGAAACAATGCAGCTGGAAAAATGTACAACTAGTTGCAGCTGCTAAAAATCCATTAGTTGAACCGATTAATGTTGAAAATACTTAGGGGAGACATGTACAGGTTCAGAAAAACTTTTTCCCctctttaatttcaaatatcagaGCTGAGTATGAGTAATATACTTTGGAAGAGTTATTTTTCATCGACTAACTCAGAAATTTTCAATCgataaatcaactttttacctcaaccaacaaagttgaacggaggctatatttttgcctctgtttgtttgtaaattggtcaccaggattacgatTAAAGTTCCTGATCGCTTTTGACCATACTTGCTAAGAAggttatatatggtcacagtaagaggcctttaaattttgagagttcaAGGCCAAGGTAGTACAAAACCCTGAAAAATACATAGTCGAcaataactttgaaacataCTCCACGgagttacctcgctaacacaaaaatcaatgtttgacatatgctccgtttccaaaaggacaggaatacaatttcttgatgATCCTTCTCAGTTTATTGTATATTGCCCATTTTATTAccctattaataaaatattactaggcaatattttaatacagtttcgaataaaatactatgaagGAATTTAATATcatgacatatatatatgtatagttaagtatttcattttaaaaattatgaagaaataacatgacagtgatagtctgggaatacataagagataaatagcagttggtatgactTATTTCGCTAACTTCCAGATAATTTCAGgctattttttctgtttctatttgAAGGAAAGTTttcatgatacaataaaggtaactacGTGACTGAGGTACAgagctcactaacaaaaacaaaaaaaatcctttcaacTTACcaccattaaattttaattcaaattttaacttaatatggAAAATTCACATAAATTGTACTAATAAACAtagagaccaataacaaaacaaacagaaacagtggGCTTGTTATATATGCTCACACtttgaatatttcattgatacgactacattattatttcttatatcaaaaatgtttatatgatCTACATCATGGAGCAATATATACAGTACATCATCTATACACGTTCAACGCTATATAcacacacgcctgcaatatttcattaatacgactacattgttatttcttagattaacatatgtttataatataatcatggagcactatatacggCTCCCCCCGCTGACTTGTtctcatatattcatacagacagaaagacaaactttgctttattaatatagattaatgaaatatttttatgggaaaattattcttgtcaaaaagtaaaattatatcgtttaatttttcttctttcaccaaaaaaaataagaatttgttgttattaaaaaaaaagtaaaaaagaatattgtcaaaaaacacTGATTGttctcaaattttgaatattttggagtACGTTATAATACCTATATGTTTTTTATCACATCATTCCCCCCTCTTTCTATcacaaaattggagacaacgacagtgatagttgaaattcaattattgcaaacttttaataataaggaaataacttcgctaagtgtatattatttgaatagaaGGAGAAGAATCTCGACTCAATCgatcaatattgttttaataagtTTCCAGCTAGGATTAGATTTTGTACTGGAGTTTGTAccgtatatttatttctatttatgtaagtatgtattaattttctgtttgtgGAGTtattggatttgatgacatGGAAGTTTCTCTCCATGATACCTATTACGTTCATCCTGATATTGTACTGTAATGGTTGGTTCAAGAAAAAGTCCTAGTACTTTACTTTATGAGATGTGATCACCTCTCTCTCACTCCACAGATCGACTCCGAGTCACCCTCCCCCCCAGGAATAATACTTCATAAGAGACCAATTAACTACTTCCTCTACATAGTGAGACCGTCCATTTACTAACATGATCATCCAAAAGTGCTAATTGTTCGAATATATCGAAAAATCCGAGATTCCTCCCTTTTCTCTCTATAAAGTAATGTGTAAGTATCGTTCAAGGGCGTGCTTTCAACGGATTTGCCTTGCCTGCGTGTAAGCGTGTCTGGTTTTATGGTGCCCATACACCTATGGCCCATAGGTGTATGGGCaccatcaagtcagactttaactttgatctcacaacgatgcttattgcatgtaatataaccttatccattgctaatcatctacgttcaaaaaatttatggagaaatacaagggtaaacatatcccttcccgaggaaccatcattaaattaatggaggatgttggtactgatgtcatatatagaaatacatataaaaatgttttgagtcatccacaccaaatgatgatcaagttatcagtaaaaagtatttacgaatatcgaaatggaactctgaattttgtactatctcacagtaagtattcaatttttttttaaatctaaccataaaatatgattctattttagcttaacatatcaagaattatgatacacaactcagtaaagggcaaaaacaactgcttaaatggtcacaacaacgggggaagtagctttggatggtttgcaactagtttgtccgagactacttacttcgctttaagacttgggtatgataattaggttttccaatattacatagtcaataaatattatttttttatcactaaaggcttagctatggttgatgggctccaagaaatggtgttcagaaaactcattaaaggcaaaaacaactgtttaaatggtcacaacaacgagggtagttacattgggtgttgcattataattaacaaatgtgtttatccatcatgataatagtatgttgttatataagcatacctaaataacggggaaaatctttttgatgctcttaatagggagtaatatcgccggacattactacataattaccttttgctctaaatctttaccatgaatttatttataaaaatttttatttgtatatttattgtctaattttatgattttgacatttactttattattaataattagttagatctcatcggtagagatatatctatcctgtgcacaattgtatatagcaacttccacatgaagaagaggggtgattatctttttgattaaactccacgtctcgcttgtgtattgcaacctaaagttatgacatatttaactgaattccgatgttaaaacaagaaaaaattatctggatcaatctattatttcaatattctgtatttataatttattattattaatagttatatgattttaattgtttaattttgtatatttaacttaaatgtttaatggtttattttttagtatgtagattatatttaattaaagccttcttttttaaacttagaacTTCAAATATACTTCGGAATACTCTCCTTTGCTGTTTCATTAgctattctgagaatatggttcataatgaattacaatttcatggagtgtgacgttttcaaatctactgtaacggataaaaaacgtcgaagtcaattatacgtagtatatcttgattaaacattttgctaataaatacattcgttataccctcaaaaatcataataaagcaggcagatgataatcacatcagtattttaaacaatgataccatatgtatttttttcccctcctccttgcacgcgtttttctctacaatattatcaactataaattCATATGTAAAGTACTTGCTTTATTAATCTTAGTATAAATACCCTGTCAGTATTGTTGACGTCGGAGAAGTCTATATTTCTAAAGTCTTTAGTCTATGTACTTGAAGATAATATAGATATACTTATTCCTTATATATCTACctttacattattcctccacgttaCTCCTCAAAGGTCGTCCTGGTAATATCCGGCTGTTAtatcggtcgtcctggattcccTGTTATTGTAGATTGTGTATTACACACCTCGTCAAGACACGACAGAATGTGACTTTAGACTTGCCATTACTCATAACTAAAGAAGGAATCTGTGTAATgagtttaaatacaattataatgttttacaCGCACgtatgctattttaaatgtagaaggttctcctctttaatgcagtaattcattttctcattcCAAAATCCTATAACAAGCAGCTacacaagggtcttaatttCGTAacaccatatgtcttgctcccacCTTCGCCTcacgctcttacaaaaatcccatccctagtcattacttcatattttaaaaaatgaagctgTTATTAGTTATGTGTGCGTATTTTTTAACTtgcccatttttttggaattggtaatctgaagaatgaattttgttttccttagctgttgtagttattatttaactcctgaataGTGGCCTTCATTTCCTCCTACTTCCCGGCTCAGCTTCTATAGGTCCCGGTCtctgttctttcatttcaacagttgcggtcttggttcttttttatacaagctcagtttggtaacatgCACTTAAAACAAAGTTCTTCGatagaaaattcgggcccatcaaatgatattagatacaaacagggccgcagctaccttatatgCAGAGTGCAAAGTGCCCCAAGTTTCCAGCAGGGGTCccaaaaactaaggttgcttaaggcAATGGTTTTGAATATGGGGCCGTGAGGGAAGGCTAAGGAGGGGAGGAAggtggagaattgaggattgctttcagtctacacatacacaGTActcatgtttcgtataaagggggcctcagctaaaaaaatataaatgatgggGGTGGGGGGCTTCGCATAGTAAAGTTAGagaaaccctggcttaagaaatattatagttctCATATTATAAGGCCCCACATGCTTGGGTATGGATCCATAATAttccccttccctcttttatttacaccacttggtgcctaaaaccacttttccagattcATAAGAAGCTCATAACTATTCGGAACTCAAATACAACTCTATCACcctggcgacgtaaaaaaatcatcggAAACGCCGCAATTGgacaaaaaaactcagaaagTTGGCTTATAGATTAAagttaatctattttttatttttcatatattgaatatagaaacaaaaagcaggagaaccgagaccgataagcaatatattgcggtctcggttcgactttgtcagTTCCagtggttcaagaaccggaaccgctAGACCAataagtagaattaaggatccacatctgagtaattcttgccaattctCCTTCTCTtcccttatcacagctgatctaatcaaacgtcatgacagctaagctgctcttctccaaaaatattcttcaaattaatagATTGGCCatattaattttcggtttctttttttaacatagccaaaatacaccccattttcatcaatagttattattattcttgagtaGAGATAATCTAAATATTGAGTCGCTACGCGTTAGTGTgatcatgaaaaacagagagtaaaaTTGAGCATTTGTTGGAGGGCTATCTATTCTTttgattataatagttaatttggaTCTACAGCaaagaaataagattttataacgATGCAATAGCATGTTTccaatacattttagggtcatatataataaaactaggtaaTAGAGGGATCACATTTTTAtcgacagtaaggtttaagtcattttattttttggtctcaTTTTGGCATCCATTAGCAactattttccataatattaataaaaaaggggttttcttaactttttttttacttaactgTTTTATAACAGCGAAACCCCTTTTGGACATCCACGGTTCTAGGGCTCTTGTACATATTCAGAATATGTACAAGACCCCTATGAGAATAtgatattctatatttataagtcaAGTGGCATTATCATGTGTATGTTCaccaaatcatcaaaattttaatattgaaataaatacaattaaactCCTTAAATACGATGAACTAgagtatgaatataaaataaaatatacttaaataggttaattatatctaatttttaatatatgtattattttaaattattcaaaatcaaacagAATTATCCTACAATTTTGTGAGCCTGTGAAGGTCCAAAGTATTGATTGACCAATAAACTCCTTAAATGTGGCGAAATAATGTAATGGATATCAATATGAAATACTTCAAGAGGTTATATCTTGCATGCAGTGATAataagaagggggggggggaagtccAAATCTAGTCTCAACTCCAAATTTCTTTCTAACTAATTTCAgacatttcaagtccataattataatataaagtctACACTGTAAAAGCTTTTCTTGAGTTCATTATAAATTAGCTTTACAGTCAAAGTCGAATCATCGTAAATAGTTGTGGGAGTGAAAAGGTAGGCTGTAATTGCTCGGGGGGTTACAAGACGAGGGATAGTTGTCCTGTTTCTATTGTGGCTCTATGATTAGTGTCGGATTGGTCTAAAAAGAATGCAGTCTTATCCCTTGGACagactaataaaatttgtctgtcCTAGGAACGGTCCTtattatcggtcttttatggtaactacaacagctaaaATCACGTTATTATTAACTATGCCCTTTcagctgttcaacataacctccctgtaaaagaaaaactataaatttcaGGTATTTTGGAACTAGCAAATACTTgcaagatacctgaagtttaaagtag
The Lepeophtheirus salmonis chromosome 10, UVic_Lsal_1.4, whole genome shotgun sequence DNA segment above includes these coding regions:
- the LOC121125692 gene encoding dehydrogenase/reductase SDR family member 1 isoform X1; this encodes MSLSGKVCVVTGASRGIGRGIAVQVGGAGATVYITGRSNSDLQKTADEIKSRGGNPIMIQMDHSNDEEILGLFNRIRHEQKGKLDLLVNNAFGGVKMIIENFGKNFWEALSPVQMWDKINGVGLRDHYICTSYASRIMQSNRSGLIVNVSSGGGIKYVLNVPYGVGKAASDRMVADCAHELKKCNVAMVSLWPGAVKTEEMTKYVIDNPGASAGLKSMYANGYESPEFSGMAVVKLAADPNIMKKTGKILITSRLAREYKFTDIDGKISGDLFSLKNTLIGSGHTWIAAIVPAFVPIPNFLLHLGSYKF
- the LOC121125692 gene encoding dehydrogenase/reductase SDR family member 1 isoform X2 is translated as MSLSGKVCVVTGASRGIGRGIAVQVGGAGATVYITGRSNSDLQKTADEIKSRGGNPIMIQMDHSNDEEILGLFNRIRHEQKGKLDLLVNNAFGGVKMIIENFGKNFWEALSPVQMWDKINGVGLRDHYICTSYASRIMQSNRSGLIVNVSSGGGIKYVLNVPYGVGKAASDRMVADCAHELKKCNVAMVSLWPGAVKTEEMTKYVIVLNLL
- the LOC121125691 gene encoding palmitoyltransferase ZDHHC15B isoform X1, which produces MSPPPKGTCARILWALKWIPVMFIMGIVVWSYFAYVFHLVFLTVQEPPLQVIFFVLYHIFLFLFVTSYWKTVLTHGGSVPPAFKLSAEELDNIEAGDPKMLLEDLAAKKDLPLIMRSMNGEIRICMDCRSIKPDRAHHCSVCGICVLKMDHHCPWVNNCVAFFNYKFFILFLGYALLYCLYVAMTSFRYFLLFWNSESPAHGKFHVLFLFFVSSMFSVSLCFLFIYHCYLISRNLTTLEAFRAPIFHSGVPDRKGFHLGSSANFQEIFGDRMWTWFAPIFSSLGDGLHFPIRGQLYGDEELGVHSTSIGMSRNGGRHLHRGEANEYSEESIPMMLAQDKWEEEERTLIISTSPSDDSSSFSPNGRAPVL
- the LOC121125691 gene encoding palmitoyltransferase ZDHHC15B isoform X2, translating into MSPPPKGTCARILWALKWIPVMFIMGIVVWSYFAYVFHLVFLTVQEPPLQVIFFVLYHIFLFLFVTSYWKTVLTHGGSVPPAFKLSAEELDNIEAGDPKMLLEDLAAKKDLPLIMRSMNGEIRICMDCRSIKPDRAHHCSVCGICVLKMDHHCPWVNNCVAFFNYKFFILFLGYALLYCLYVAMTSFRYFLLFWNSESPAHGKFHVLFLFFVSSMFSVSLCFLFIYHCYLISRNLTTLEAFRAPIFHSGVPDRKGFHLGSSANFQEIFGDRMWTWFAPIFSSLGDGLHFPIRGQLYGDEELGVHSTSIGMSRNGGRHLHRGQMGRRGEDFDHINVALG